The Candidatus Binatia bacterium genome segment TACCACGCCGAGCCGACCGCTTAAGACCGAATCAGCGCTCCACCCGGCGCCAACCTTCGCCGAATTTCTCAAACCCTTCGTTCTCGAGACAGTCCTCCCATTCGAAAATCGAGTCCGAGCAGCCGCGGCGGGCCTGCGAAAACTCGGCCTCCTCACATTCGGCGGCGAGAGCGACTAGGACGACGAGAGCAGAGATTTCCGGGGCTATGGTCGCGCGCACTCTCGAAGTATCGGACGCGCAGGGGCCTGGACATCAGCTCCCGTCGGAGGCCCCCGGCGCCACGATCAGTCGGTAGCCGTAATCAACTTCGTCCTTTGCCCGCAGATCCCTGTGGCGATCGGCCTACACGCCACCCGAAGAAGCTCCGTGATGCCGACGATCGGATCCAGCCAATGATGCACGGCGACCTGAGGACGCGGGAACGGAAACTTTGGTTCGAGGCTCCGCGGCCTGACGCGTAGAAGCACCTGATCCACACGACGCGGTTCCGCCGCGCCCTCCGCGATGCCAACCGTGAGGACGATCGATGTCAGGACCCACCAACCGCGCCGCCAAGTGAGTTTCATCGCGCGAAGCCGTCAGTTCTTAATGGTCATGCCACCGTCGACCGGGAGGGTCACCCCGTTGATGTACGACGCGGCAGGAAGCGCCAGGTTCAGGGTCGCGTGGGCGACCTCCTCAGGGTCCCCGTACCGCGCCAGCGGGACACGACGATGGGCGAACTTCTCCTTCGCGTCATCAGGGATGGCCGCGGTCATGCCGGTTCGAATCGGCCCGGGGCAGACACAATTCGCGGTGATTCCGGTCTTCCCGAGTTCGACGGCGAGCGAGCGCGTGAGACCGATCACTCCGTGCTTCGCCGCCGTATACGGCCCCGCGTACAACTGCGCGCCGAGGCCTTCACTCGACGCGATGTTGATGATGCGTCCCTCGCCGCTGCGCTGGAGCAACGGTAGGCACGCCCGAACGAGCCGCACCTGCGCGGTCAGCATGACCGAGAGCGCGCGGTCCCAATGCGTTTCGTAGTCATCCGCCCCGATCGGCGCACCGATCGAGATGCCCGCATTGTTGACGAGCACGTCGACGCCGCCGAGGTCACGATCGATCTCGCCGACGACGGCGCGGATCTGCTCACCATCGCTGACATCGAGAGCCCACCCTCGCGCAACACCACCCGCCCCGGTGATTTCGTCCACGACTTGCCCGACACCTTCCGCGTTCAGGTCCGTCACCGCGACCTTCGCGCCTTCGTCCGCGAAGAGATGCGCCGTCGCTCGGCCCATTCCGCTCGCCGCTCCCGTGACCAGAACGACCTTTCCCTCGACCGACCGACTTCTCGTACTGAGGCGTGGCATGGCCCCGTCGTAGCCTACCAGGGCACTGCTAAGCCACCGCGCGAATGTTGCCGACGAAGGCGGGCCCGGTCAAAATCCCAACGCCGGCCGACAGGCTCGCGCCGTCGGCCACACGCATTCTCGCGACGCCCTTCACGATATCACTCGCGGATCCGACGGCCGCGCGCTCCTTGCTCTCATGCGCCTCCGGCGCACCGAAGACCGTCATCATCCCGTCGCCATTGAACTCCACGACAGTTCCGCCGCGCTCCTCGAAGAAGAAGCGCTCGACCCAACCCCCGACGCCACCGGGCGCCGGAACGAGCCAGGCCGCGATCGCCATGGATGTGAGCAACTCCGCCGTAGAACTCTCCCCGAGGCCACCGCCCACAAGGGACAAGACCCGAAGCACGACGAGCACGACGGTCAGCACGAGCAATGCCGACAAGATCGTGAAGGCGGCGGCCTCGCTGATCAGCCGATCGATGTCGAACAGTTGCGCCGAAACGCGTGCTAAAAAACGCACACGGGAATCGCGAGCGTTGCGATCACGCTCGCCTCGTAGAGCCACCAGAGGCTCGGATCGACCCCCGCCGAGGCCGCGGCAGCCGGCACCGGGACCGTTCCAAGATAGGGGCCGAGCCCGACCCACTTCACCTGGCGCCGCCCGTACTTGTCGGCCTGCAGGTACGTGCGCGCCACCACGATCATCGCGGTGAGGATGAAGGCGACGTTCACGGCAAGCGTGCCGCGCATGCCCGCCTCCGGCCAGAACGCGGAGACCACCGGGCTCGAACCCGCACCGGGCGCCTGGGCGATCACGGGCAACCACCCGAGTTCCCCGTTCATCACCAGCCCCAGATGCAGCAACAAGCAGATGCACCACAGCGGGAGGACCACGACCAGGGCGGTTAGACCCCGCAGACGGAGCCTTCTCACCTCTGCCGGATCTACCGCAGAGCCGCGCAAGAGGGAACCGTCGCCGACCTGGGAGTTTCCAAAACGGCCGCCGGACCCGTAGGAAGGAAATTGATGAGTGCTCCCGCCCCGAACCCCGCGCCGACCACCGAGCGTCCCCAGGCGACTCGGCTCGCGCGTCGATTTCTCGCGGCCGTCCAGAATGGGATCGAGATCGCTCGGTTCGGCGGACTCGGCGAAAAGCAGGCGTCGCCCTACGAAGTCGTCACGGAAGGGCCCGTGCACCGGCTGCGGCGGTACTTCCCCGACGACGTACCGGCGGGCGCGCCACCCGTACTGCTGAT includes the following:
- a CDS encoding SDR family NAD(P)-dependent oxidoreductase, giving the protein MPRLSTRSRSVEGKVVLVTGAASGMGRATAHLFADEGAKVAVTDLNAEGVGQVVDEITGAGGVARGWALDVSDGEQIRAVVGEIDRDLGGVDVLVNNAGISIGAPIGADDYETHWDRALSVMLTAQVRLVRACLPLLQRSGEGRIINIASSEGLGAQLYAGPYTAAKHGVIGLTRSLAVELGKTGITANCVCPGPIRTGMTAAIPDDAKEKFAHRRVPLARYGDPEEVAHATLNLALPAASYINGVTLPVDGGMTIKN